The sequence TACCAGAGCCAGCATCAGCAATATTACGACTTACTGCTTCCAGCTGGTCAAACCCTTTTCCGTTATCTTTGATATTGAGGATGAAATTCAATGGTGTGTATAGCATGGAAATGCTGATTTCAGTTGCCGCTGCATGTTTTAAAATGTTGTTGAGGATTTCCTGTATCATGCGGTAGATGACAATTTCTTTTTTTGCATCGATGGCGAAATCCTCTCCTTCTGTAATAAAGTCACATTTGATCATGGCACTTTGCTCAATCCGTTTCAATTCAAACCTGATAGATTCACGTAACCCGTAGGTGGACAGCATGTCTGAGTTGAGGCCTTTTGACAGCATCCTGATATATTTTATAACATCTCCGAGAAGTATGTTGGTATCCTGGATCCGCTTTAGTTGAGGTTGTTCGGCCATTTCCTTTTCCAGAATATTCAGGTTGATCCTGGCTACACTGAGTAACTGGCCCATATTGTCGTGGATTTCCTGGCTTACATCCCTCAGGGTTTGGTCGCGGCTTTCTATTTGGGTGGTTAGTACCTCCCTTTCATAGTTTTCTCTCAGTTGTTCCCGCTCGTGTTGTTGTTTCAGCCGTTTACGCTGGCCGGAAAAAATGAAATATACCACAAAGCCACTTAATGCCAGCATGATTATCACTGCAGCAGTAAGGGTATAAATAATCTCAAATTCATTTCCATTCATGTTGCAGAATTAAGCGAAACCGGCTTTGTTTTTTGTAACATAAAATTTAGGCTGAAGGATCCATAAAATATAAACTCACTAAATGCCTGAACGTTTACTACAACATCCTGGCCTTCATCATCCAGGAAATTATGGATACCCAGGGAAAGGAAGGATGCTATGGAATGAATCAGGATTGCGATGGCGATCCAGAACGAATGGTAATGCATGGTTTCCTCCCAGCTATGCTCCTCAAAAAGTATGGCAATATAAAACAGTACCTGCAGGATCAATAGGACACTGATCAGGTTGATGATAATGGTATTTAATGCAATGTCTGGCGGTTGCATAAATTTAGCATTCAGGAAAGCGGCTATAATTACCAGCGGGATGGAAATTATGTAAATCGTTTTTAATCTTTTCATCTCATTGGAAATGGCCAGCGTGAGAAAAGTATAATATAATGGCCGAAATACATGGTATATAGGGAAATTATTCCTGAAGTACCTGGCCAGCAAAGGGTCAAGTATTTCGCCTGCCAATGCCACAAATAAAAAAAGCCAGAAGATACGGTTTGCTTCATTAAGTGTGGCATGCCGAAAAAGTCCAATTATGATAGCAACGATTATTATCGCAAATTTTATAAACGTAAGGATCATTAAATCCATGCTATATTCTAAATTTTTCGGTTATCAGCATGGGATTAGTTACTGCAATGCGTGGGGCATGGATAATAGACCAGGTAGGCTTTTTCTGCAAATGGGGCGGAATTGGCGCTCCTGCTTTTGTAGTTTAAAATATCTTTTGTTCCGGTTAAAATGAAAACCGGACTTTTATATTCAGGTGATTTGCCATAATAAACCATTATGCCATTGATGCCCTCCTCGGTTCTTATGGCATCAATAATCTTTACCGGGATGTACATGCCTTGCCTGAAATCAATTTTGAATTTCGGGTCGTCTAAATAGTTCTTTTTATAGATCTCAGCTGAATCCTTACTGATTTCCCGAACCGTGAAATTTTCAGGAAATGAAGCAGTAGTGAGCCTTTTAGGGTAGCAAGCGGCTAAAAGCAGTGTGCCGGTAAGAATGATTAAAAGCTGTTTCATTGCAGATCAGTTTAATGGTTGAGTGATTTAAAGTTAGCTGAATTGGGCGATGAAAAAACCAGGGTTTGTAAAATACGCCCCCTGGTTATAGGTAGTAGTAAGCACACAACAAACGATTAATTTAATCTTTTCGGTTCAATTTGTGATGATGTTGTCTCTGGTGATATAACATTACCATCATAGTGATGAAAACCAGCCCAGCCAGAATTACCATCACCCAGGGAAGTGCATTGACTGAGAATTCAAGCAAATTTTTCATATCAATAGTTTTGAAGTATGGGTTGATGAGCCGGTAGGGTTGTGGCGTCAGTTGACTGCCACAACCGTGACCAACCGTACCTGATTTCTTAACCAAAAGTACCGGTCGGTTGGTTCTTAGAAAAGGGGAGTTTCCTCTTTGGCCTACGGGATTTTCCCCGGTATGGCTAGTCCGTACAGGGCTTTGCCGGCCCTGGCTCCGGTTAATGTATTGTTTTCCAGGGTCAATTCCCCATTTACGATAACATAGCGGAACCCTGAAGAGAACTGATGTGGCAGATCAAAGGTGGAATTGTCCCTGACAGTAAGTGGATCAAAAATAACAATGTCGGCATCCATACCTGGTTTGAGTAATCCTTTGCTTTGGAATTTGAATTTTTGTGCAGGAAGGGAACTCATGCGCCTGATGGCCTCTTCAAGGGAGATCGTATTTGTTTCCCGTACATATTGGGCAAGCACCCGGGCATTGGTGCCATAGGCGCGCGGGTGGGGAACGCTCTTAGGAAGATAAACAACTCCAGCATCTGAAGCGATCATGTTAAAAGGGTACCGCATGATGTTCCGGACATCCTCCTCGTTCATGGAATGATAGATCATTTGGGCCCCGCCCTTTAGTATGATCTGCTTTACGGTTTCAATATCGTTTTTAATGTTCGGCTTCCTGCCGTTTGTTTTTGTGATATCGCTGATCGATTTTCCGTTCAATGAACTGTCCCCCGGACAATTTGCCACAACAGCATAAGCATAGTTTTTTCTTTTGTCTGTTTTGGCCTTGGTTAACATTTCCTGCCTGATGGAATTGAAGACAGCGGAATTGGTCAGGCGATAATTCATCGAGTCTGTACCGCCGGCCAAGACCCAGGATGGCAGCAAAACATGCAGGTTGGTAGAGCTGGCAGTATAGGGATACTGGTCGATAGTAACGTCGAGACCTTCTTTCCTGGCAGCCATAATAAGTCCAAGGGTTCTGTTGGAACCACCCCAGTTTCTTTGTCCGCTTAACTTGAAATGCGAGATCTCCACCGGAATACCTGTTGCCCGGCCGATCTCAATAGTTTCCTTGATTGCGGCATCAATCTCATTGCCTTCGTTTCTCATATGTGAGGCATAGATACCCTGGTTAGCCTTAACGATTCTGGCCAGTCCTATGATCTCCCGGGTTTTGGCATAAGTGCCTGGAATATAGATTAGTCCGGTAGACATTCCCGTAGCGCCTTCGGCCATCGCCTTCGTTACAAGCGCTTCCATAAGCTGTTGTTCACTTTCATTGGGATCGCGCTGAGCCCTTTGCATTACCTCCTCACGAATTGTATTATGTCCTACAAGGGTTGCAATATTGATAGCTGTTCCCGTGCTGTCCACCTTTCGCAGGAACTCACCGATGCCGGACTGAAAGGAAGAACCGCAATTTCCTGTGACAACAGTGGTAACCCCATCAAAAATGAAATTATCGGCTGAGGGTTTCTGGAAAATTGAAGATTCAATATGAGCATGGACATCAATAAACCCCGGGGTTACTACCATTCCTTTTGCTGAGATTGATTTAAGCGTATTGGCTGTACCAAGTTGTCCAATAGCGGCTATTTTTCCATCACGGATACCAATATCTCCGTAATACCAGGAATTGCCGGTGCCATCAATTATTTTACCATTTAAGATGACCAGGTCGAATTCCTGTGCCGATGTGGTGGTGGAAATAAGCAGGAGGAATAGCCATTTCATTGATCAGGTGTATAGCTAAAATTAAGCAATGGAAGTTAAATAAGAAGGTCTGCTGTTAAGCAGACCACTTATATTTTTTTCATTGCTTTGGGTCCTGAACCGGATAAGGTAATGGTTAATCGGTTATTTGTTACGTATGCACCCAGGCAACAAAATTAAGTGTATATAATACTTGCAAAGAGGGTATATAACCCTCTTTGCAAGGGGTGTTTTTCCCGTGGCAGCGCTCTTTTTAATGAAGGACGATGATTTTTTCCGTGATTATTTTGCCATTTTTATCCTGGAGCATGAACATATATGATCCACTTTGCAGTTGATTCGTTTCTATTTTAATAGTCGAACTGTTTTTTGGGTTCAATAGATTTTGTTGTTTAACAATCCTGCCAAAAACATCATAAACCATTAGGTTGATTTTGCCTTTTTCAAGATCATTGCCAGTTTTAATATTCACCCAATCCTTAGCCGGATTTGGCGCAAACCTGGTTCGTGCTTCTAATTCCAGGTTATCTCTGAATTGTATTGATGAGGGCGCTGCCGATGTATTAGTTGCAGTTGCCGTAGCCAGGTTCGGGATTGTAATAGCGGGATAAAAAAGGGTTGCTTTGCTATCATTATAAGTAGCCTTAACCCAAACTGGTGCTGATGATTTTTTCAGGAAGGTATAGACCAGGTTCCAGGAAAGGCCATTATCTATTGAATGTTCAACCAGGTAAGTATCACCTGTTCTCCTGATCCTTACAAAGTCACCGTAAGTAACCACTACATCGGTCAGGTAGAAAATATTCATTGATGTATAATCGCCACAATAAATTCTATTTGCTGCAACGGAAATCCAAATCTGGTCTGGCGTATAAATATTTTCCAGGGTGTTATCATTATCTATAGCGAGTGCTGCATTATTAGGTCCTACGGTCATTTGCAGACTGAAATCTCCAGAAACGCTTGTTGTTGCCAGTGATATTGAATTGGCAATACTGCCACCTTTATAGATATAACTATTGACTTTGGTAACACCCGTGCTTAGTACATTAAAATTAACCATTTGCATTTCAGGTGCTACAACTTTTACAACAACATTATCTGTGACTGTGCCGTTTGCATTATCCGTTACAATCCATTGGTAAGTATAGGTCCCTGCCTGCAATTGGGTAAGCGTTATATTGTTTTTTAAGGAATCAGAAATAAATCCACCGGCCGGGCCACTAATTTTCTTCCAGTATTTTGAATAAATCAATCCATCCCTGTCCTCTTCAGTAGCCGATAAGGTGGTTCTTGTAGCTGGAAGTTTAAGGACCTGGTCCTCCCCGGCAGATATAATCGGGAGAAGGTTAGGTTTGTTGACCACCAGGAAATCCTTGAGTGTTGCCCTGGCAGTTCCAAACCTGATCTCATCCATATATATAGTCACTTTATCTACATTTGGAGCTGTGGGGACACCATCCTGGAAGGCCCATTTATACAAGCCCATTTGTACATAAGGTTCCCTGCTGTGTGCACTGTCATCGATCCAGTTCCCACCCAGGTATTCATATACCAATTCCCCGTTTTTATATAGCCGCACATACCCGGAGTCTTTGCTGGTATAATTCCGGTTCAAAATCCAGTCAACCCAAACATTTTTAACGACTGGTCCGACATCATTATATGTTTCAAGTGTTGATCCGTCGGTTAAAACTTTAGTCAAAACAAATACATAACGACCGCTATCTGTCCATAAAGCTGTGGGTTGTGGCCAATCATCCGTAAGTGATTTTATATTAAAGAGAATTCCGGTTGGTGTATTGTAATCTGTATTGGTAGAAGGAATAAGTGTGCTTGCTGCCATCCAGCGCAAATCCAGTGCAGGTCGGTTAAATGCTTCCGTATTCCCCAGGAAGCCAAGTTGCGTTCCTGCCGGCAGGTAGTTCCAGATAAGTTCAGATTTCAGGTAATGGTAATCGTTACCCGGACCATCGCTTAAATCAAACCTGTAAGCATATTTGCCCGTCCTTTTATAAGTAGTGGATTGAACGACGGAGCTAACAGATGGATGCCCCTGAAAATAAGTCCATTGGGCTGGTGGTTGGGTGTTGTAAGACATAGTTGCATAAGGCATACCCGGGATCTCACAATTGTCGTAAAAAATAATATTGGACAAATCGGTTCCGATAAGGAAATCAGAAAGTTTTGCACTTGCATTTCCAAACCGGATCTCATCATAATAGATCACCTTATTAATGTTAGTTGCCGAAGAATCCAGCAAAGGTGTTGACCAACTATCATTCGTTAAACCATGCAACACATAAGGTTCTTTTGCATAACCAAGTTCAGGTGCAGGCCAGTTTGGTCCTGAAATATTGACAACCAGGACACCGTTCTTATAGAATCGCACAAAACCAGTGGCTTCATGGGTGTAGTTCCTCTCCAGCACCCAGTCTTCCCAATAATCTTTTTTTACTGCCCCCAAATTGACTGCTGTATCTTTTGGCGTGCCTCCGGACCAGATTGCAGTATGTAAAACGTATTTACCATTTTCAATAGTAAGGTTTTGGGAGGGTATATAATTTTCAGGGTAATTCAATACCTGGAACCCAATTGACTCCACATTGGAATCAGGTAGCCAGTTACCCGGCAAATAAGTAGATAAGGCCATCCATCTAAGGTCCATTGGAGTGCGGTTGGTCACATCAGGCAAACCCATTGATGTTGCGGAAACTGAATCGCTTCCTGCTGGCAGGTAGTTATATACCAATTGATTCCTCCGGTAAGTATCAGATAGATGGGAATTAAGGGATCGCTTGATTTCAAAACGATAAGATGACTTGCCTGTCCTGGTGATTGAATCTGATAACTGGAGCCCAGTGGTACTGGTATCGCCAATTTTACCACTCCAGAAATCATTTGGATAGGGCGAACCCCAGCCAAACTTTGGCGCTGTTTCACACTGGTCATAAAAAATGATACCAGTCTGACTGCTTGCTGCCATTGATAATAGCAACAGAGGTAAAATTAAAAATCGCACAATTTGCAAATATTAGTTACTGAATAATCTTCGTAACGATACTGGAGGGTGGATTTTGAGGACGATATTGGAGAGGAAGGCTACGTATGTAGCGGGCAGTAATGTTAATAAAAGTAGGAATAATGTGGAAAATAAACAACAGTCATGCAATATTGCGTGTTTTTACGCTATGCATGACTGTTGAAATCCCATTTCAAATATCCGTTTTATAGAGAATCCGGTATTTTTAATAGGTAGATTAAATTTTTATTACCCTAAAAATTGCTGCCGGATAATATTCAAAGCGGCTCCAGCCTTGAACCATTCGATTTGTTGTTCATTATAGCTATGGTTGGCCAGGATGGTTTCGGTGGTACCATCCTTATGGTGTAATACAAGCTGTAGCGGATTACCTGGGGTGAAACTGGTTAATCCAAGGATATCAATAGTATCATCTTCCAGGATTTTATCATAGTCGCTTTTGTCAGCGAAAGTTAATGCCAGCATACCCTGTTTTTTCAGGTTGGTTTCATGGATGCGGGCAAAACTTTTTACCAAAACAGCCCTAACACCAAGGTGTCGGGGTTCCATAGCGGCATGCTCGCGGCTGGACCCTTCCCCGTAGTTTTCATCACCTACCACAAGTGAGCCAACGCCAGCGGCTTTATAAGCGCGTTGGGTGTTGGGAACTGTTCCGTATTCTCCGGTGAGTTGGTTTTTTACTGAATCGGTCTTTTCGTTAAAGAAATTTATAGCTCCGATAAGCAGGTTATTGGAAATGTTATCGAGGTGACCCCGGAACTTGAGCCATGGACCGGCCATGGAGATATGGTCAGTGGTACATTTTCCTTTAGCTTTTATGAGGAGTTTGAGTCCTTTCAGGTCCGTACCTTCCCACGCTGTAAAAGGATCGAGTAGTTGTAATCTTTTTGATACAGGGTCAACAATTACCTGAACGCTACTGCCGTCTATAGCTGGCGCCTGGTATCCGGCATCTTCAACTGAAAATCCCCTTGGTGGTAATTCGTCGCCAGATGGAGCATCCAGTTTTACCTGTTCTCCTTTATTATTGGTCAGTGTATCGGTAAGCGGATTGAAATTAAGATCACCTGCAATGGCCAGTGCCGTAACCAGTTCTGGTGAACCCACAAAAGCCAGGGTATTCGGGTTGCCATCCGCCCTTTTAGCAAAGTTGCGGTTGAATGAATGGACGATTGTGTTGCGTTCTTGTTTTTCTGAGCCAACTCTTTCCCACATGCCGATACAAGGGCCACAGGCATTGGCGAAAACACTTGCTCCGATTGAATTAAATACGTCCAGAAAACCATCGCGTTCAATAGTATAGCGCACCTGTTCAGAGCCTGGGGTAATGTGAAATTCGGATTTCAGCGTTAATCCTTTTTGGGTAACCTGTTTCGCCAGGCTTACCGCCCTGCTGATATCTTCATAAGAAGAATTGGTACAAGAACCGATCAGGCCTACCTCGATTTTAGTAGGCCAATTGTTTTTTGCAGCCTCTTCTTTCAGTTTAGAGATTGGAGTAGCCAGGTCTGGTGTGAATGGCCCGTTCAGGTGTGGTTCCAGTTCGTTCAGGTTGATTTCGATCACCTGGTCGAAATATTTTTCCGGGTTTGCATATACTTCAGGATCTGCGGTGAGGTGTTCTTTAACGGTGTCAGCCAGGGTAGCCACTTCAGTGCGGCCGGTGGCTTTCAGGTAGCGGCTCATGCTTTCGTCGTAACCGAAAGTTGAAGTAGTTGCGCCGATTTCGGCACCCATATTACAGATTGTGCCTTTTCCTGTACAACTCATACTGGTAGCACCTTCCCCGAAATATTCAACTACAGCCCCGGTTCCGCCTTTAACAGTAAGAATACCGGCAACCTTAAGGATAACATCTTTTGGTGCGGTCCAGCCGCTGAGTTTTCCTGTTAGTTTTATACCGATCAGTTTGGGCATTTTAAGTTCCCAGGCCAGTCCGCTCATAACGTCACAAGCATCTGCGCCGCCAACCCCGATGGCGATCATGCCAAGACCGCCTGCGTTTACAGTATGTGAATCTGTTCCGATCATCATACCGCCAGGGAAGGCATAGTTTTCGAGCACTACCTGGTGGATGATCCCGGCACCTGGCTTCCAGAAACCGATACCATATTTATTAGATACAGAAGCCAGGAAATTATATACTTCACTGCTTTCGTTGATGGCACGTTCAAGATCTACCTTGCTATTGTCTTTGGCCACAATAAGGTGGTCGCAATGAACGGTAGATGGAACCGCAACTTTATCGCGACCAGCCTGCATAAATTGCAGCAAGGCCATTTGCGCGGTAGCATCCTGCATGGCTACACGATCCGGTGCGAAATCAACGTAACTTTTACCTCTTTCAAAAGCCTGGGTGGCATCTCCCTGCCAGAGGTGGGCATATAAAATCTTTTCTGTTAAGGTAAGAGGACGGCCAACAATTTTGCGGGCTGCTGCAACCCTGCCTGGGAAGTTGGCATACAATTTTTTGATCATCTCGAGGTCGAAAACCATAGCTATGTATGTTTGAGGTTTGATATTTTTCCTTTTCTACAGGTATTCCGGAAGTTTCCGGTTCCGGGATTGCTTGATCAGGAATCGCGAATTTACCGATAAAACCATTCCCTTTTCAACCTTTTCACTATTGAAATTGTTGAAAATTGGCTAAATTGGCAGTATGAAGAACTTCAAACACTTTATAGAGTGGCACGTGTTTGGCGTTTGCTCCTCCCTTGGGGAAAAGATGGGCATAGCCCCGGCCACTATCCGCAGGTATTTTATGTACATTTCCCTGTTAACAATGGGGTCACCCATTATCTTTTACATTTTTACTGCGTTCTGGATGAATGTAAAGCAATACATCACAGAAGGAAAGCGGAATCCATTGCGAAATTTCTAACCTGTAGTAAATTTTTTGGCCATTTCCTGGTTGAATAGATCAGATTCCCCTTTAGGAATGGAAAGGGATTTCCATGCGGCGCCCTTGATCATTTTAGCGAGGTAAACAATTTGGCCCACATGCGAAGCGTAATGGGTTAGTTGCCGGTTTATGGCATCCAATACCAGGAGGGGCTGTTGCCTGATCTTTATGGTATTGCCTAATTCAGCCGGCGTTAACTGGTCAATGGCATTCAACGCGCAGTCCCATCCTTCCGCCCACAAGGCAGCCACTTCACCCTCCCGGTTGAACCCGGCAGGTAAGAGAAATTCCTTATCCCGCTCTCGCCAGGGTTTTTCCCCGTCTTCCGTCAGGAAATTAGTGAACCTGCTTATCATATTGCCATGGAGGTGCTGCACAATAATTGCAATGCTATTTGAATTAGACTCGGGTTGAAAATATAGTTCTTGTTCGCTCAATTGGGCGATTGCATTTTCACCTAAAGTCTTGTACATGATGAATTGCTTGCGAACGCTTTGCAAATAAACTGCTTCAAATGCCATTTTATGCCTTTTACATAATCATTAATATCCCGCTGCAGTATCGTCGCCTCTTTTATCACCAACTGCTTCGATTGTTCCATCCGGAAGAATTCTGATGACGTCGGTTCTTCCTATTTTTCCACGCTTTGTTACGGTATACCCCATTTTTTGTAAGGCTGAAACGATATCATCCGGAAAATCATCTTCAGCAAAAATCTGATCGGGCAGCCATTGCATGTGGAATTTTGGCTTATTCACAGCATCTGCTGTATTTAACCTGAAGTCAATAAGGTTAAGCAGGGTTTGGTAAACCGACGTGGTAATAGTAGTGCCACCCGGTGTTCCGGCAACGATATAGGGTTTATTATTCTTCAGGACTATTGTTGGGGTCATAGAGCTTAGCATACGCTTTCCTGGTTCAATAGCATTTGCTTCCCCGCCAACTGCGCCATACATATTGGGTACCCCAGGTTTAACACTGAAATCATCCATTTCATTGTTCAATAGGAAACCTGCGCCACCAACTACAGTATAGCATCCGTAGCCTCCATTTAGCGTAGTGGTTACAGAAACGGCATTTCCTTTTTTGTCTACCACACTGAAATGGGTTGTTTCTTCACTTTCTTTTTCAACAGTTCCAGCCTGGATATTTTTACTGTTTCCCGCACTATCAGCATGGTAAAGCCGAAGCCTTTCGGTAATGTAGGCATCACTGGTAAGATATTTTACAGGCACTTTATAGAAATCGGGGTCGCCAAGGAATTTAGCCCGGTCTGCATAGGCAAGTCTTTCAATTTCAGTCATCAGTTGAACCGCTTTCAGAGAATGAAAACCATAATCAGCGATAGGAAACCTTGACGTCATTTTAAGCATCATAGGCAGTAATACACCACCGCTGCTGGGAAGTGGCATGGTGATAACTTCATGGCCTTTATAGTTAAAGGTGGATGGTGTTCTTTCTTTTGCATCATATTTTTTGAGGTCTTCAAAATTGATAATACCGTTTCCGCGCTTCATTTCTTCAACGATCAGCCGGGCTGTCTCACCTTCATAAAAGCCCTTTTGTCCTGATGCTTTTATCCTTTGTAATGTTTGTGCCAGTTCTTTTTGGATAAGGGTATCACCTGCTTTCCAGGGGATGTCTTTTACAAAGGCAGTTGGCCGCGTGTTGTATTTAATAAAATTTGCCCGGTCTTCGTTCAGGCTTTCAGCTTCGGCAGCAGTAATTACAAATCCTTTTTCTGCAAGATCGATTGCTGGTTGAATGAGTTCAGTAAACGGCAATTTGCTATATTTTTTCGCAGCAAACATACCAGCGATGGTGCCTGGTACTCCAGCTGCGAGGTGACCGTTCTGGCTCTTATCCATAATGGCATTTCCCGCAGCATCGAGGTACATGTCACGGTGCCCTTGTAATGGTGCCTTTTCCCTAAAATCGATGGTGGTATTCTTGCCGTTTTCCAGGTGTACTACCATGAATCCGCCGCCACCTATATTTCCGGCTCCGGGGTATACAACTGCGAGAGCCAATTGTGTTGCGATTGCTGCGTCAACTGCATTGCCCCCTTTTTTAAGTATTGAAACACCTACCTGGCTTGCAAGTGGGTGGGCTGTTACCACGGCGCCATTTCTACCGGTATAGGTTTTCTGGATGGAATAATTATAAGGGTCGAAGGATGATTGCGAAAAAGTTGCCAGGAAGAGGTGAAGTGCAGCTACCAGGGATAAGCAAAATTTCATTGCGTGAAAATTATCCCATAAAAATAGGTATTCTTCTTCTTCATCAGACGGGTATTACCTGAGGTTTGAAATAATTTTTGTATTTCAGGAGATTAGTTGCTGGTCGGTTCTGAATGCACAGTTATTCATATTATGATGTGCTTTCATTTGATCTATACCACGAAATAATTCACGGCAGAATTTGGTGGTATGGGTTATTGAACTTTGGCTGAGATAAGGCGGGCAGGAAGAATATTTCCATACCTGCCAGGTTTCGGTTATGCCATGGTGTAAAGGATTCTGGTGGATATGATTGTATTCGTTGCCTTCCTGTTGTCATAATCTTCCTTACTGCGAAATCCCCATAAACAGAACCGTTTCTTCGCCCCTCGCTTACGACCCGGCGGGTGAAGAACTTATTTCCTTAGCTTCACAACTTCATTTTCCAACATC comes from Flavihumibacter fluvii and encodes:
- a CDS encoding sensor histidine kinase; this translates as MNGNEFEIIYTLTAAVIIMLALSGFVVYFIFSGQRKRLKQQHEREQLRENYEREVLTTQIESRDQTLRDVSQEIHDNMGQLLSVARINLNILEKEMAEQPQLKRIQDTNILLGDVIKYIRMLSKGLNSDMLSTYGLRESIRFELKRIEQSAMIKCDFITEGEDFAIDAKKEIVIYRMIQEILNNILKHAAATEISISMLYTPLNFILNIKDNGKGFDQLEAVSRNIADAGSGIRNLQKRAALVGADLQITSQPGQGTDILITLPKSNDHAS
- a CDS encoding N-acyl-D-amino-acid deacylase family protein, with protein sequence MKWLFLLLISTTTSAQEFDLVILNGKIIDGTGNSWYYGDIGIRDGKIAAIGQLGTANTLKSISAKGMVVTPGFIDVHAHIESSIFQKPSADNFIFDGVTTVVTGNCGSSFQSGIGEFLRKVDSTGTAINIATLVGHNTIREEVMQRAQRDPNESEQQLMEALVTKAMAEGATGMSTGLIYIPGTYAKTREIIGLARIVKANQGIYASHMRNEGNEIDAAIKETIEIGRATGIPVEISHFKLSGQRNWGGSNRTLGLIMAARKEGLDVTIDQYPYTASSTNLHVLLPSWVLAGGTDSMNYRLTNSAVFNSIRQEMLTKAKTDKRKNYAYAVVANCPGDSSLNGKSISDITKTNGRKPNIKNDIETVKQIILKGGAQMIYHSMNEEDVRNIMRYPFNMIASDAGVVYLPKSVPHPRAYGTNARVLAQYVRETNTISLEEAIRRMSSLPAQKFKFQSKGLLKPGMDADIVIFDPLTVRDNSTFDLPHQFSSGFRYVIVNGELTLENNTLTGARAGKALYGLAIPGKIP
- a CDS encoding heparin lyase I family protein — its product is MAASSQTGIIFYDQCETAPKFGWGSPYPNDFWSGKIGDTSTTGLQLSDSITRTGKSSYRFEIKRSLNSHLSDTYRRNQLVYNYLPAGSDSVSATSMGLPDVTNRTPMDLRWMALSTYLPGNWLPDSNVESIGFQVLNYPENYIPSQNLTIENGKYVLHTAIWSGGTPKDTAVNLGAVKKDYWEDWVLERNYTHEATGFVRFYKNGVLVVNISGPNWPAPELGYAKEPYVLHGLTNDSWSTPLLDSSATNINKVIYYDEIRFGNASAKLSDFLIGTDLSNIIFYDNCEIPGMPYATMSYNTQPPAQWTYFQGHPSVSSVVQSTTYKRTGKYAYRFDLSDGPGNDYHYLKSELIWNYLPAGTQLGFLGNTEAFNRPALDLRWMAASTLIPSTNTDYNTPTGILFNIKSLTDDWPQPTALWTDSGRYVFVLTKVLTDGSTLETYNDVGPVVKNVWVDWILNRNYTSKDSGYVRLYKNGELVYEYLGGNWIDDSAHSREPYVQMGLYKWAFQDGVPTAPNVDKVTIYMDEIRFGTARATLKDFLVVNKPNLLPIISAGEDQVLKLPATRTTLSATEEDRDGLIYSKYWKKISGPAGGFISDSLKNNITLTQLQAGTYTYQWIVTDNANGTVTDNVVVKVVAPEMQMVNFNVLSTGVTKVNSYIYKGGSIANSISLATTSVSGDFSLQMTVGPNNAALAIDNDNTLENIYTPDQIWISVAANRIYCGDYTSMNIFYLTDVVVTYGDFVRIRRTGDTYLVEHSIDNGLSWNLVYTFLKKSSAPVWVKATYNDSKATLFYPAITIPNLATATATNTSAAPSSIQFRDNLELEARTRFAPNPAKDWVNIKTGNDLEKGKINLMVYDVFGRIVKQQNLLNPKNSSTIKIETNQLQSGSYMFMLQDKNGKIITEKIIVLH
- a CDS encoding aconitate hydratase — protein: MVFDLEMIKKLYANFPGRVAAARKIVGRPLTLTEKILYAHLWQGDATQAFERGKSYVDFAPDRVAMQDATAQMALLQFMQAGRDKVAVPSTVHCDHLIVAKDNSKVDLERAINESSEVYNFLASVSNKYGIGFWKPGAGIIHQVVLENYAFPGGMMIGTDSHTVNAGGLGMIAIGVGGADACDVMSGLAWELKMPKLIGIKLTGKLSGWTAPKDVILKVAGILTVKGGTGAVVEYFGEGATSMSCTGKGTICNMGAEIGATTSTFGYDESMSRYLKATGRTEVATLADTVKEHLTADPEVYANPEKYFDQVIEINLNELEPHLNGPFTPDLATPISKLKEEAAKNNWPTKIEVGLIGSCTNSSYEDISRAVSLAKQVTQKGLTLKSEFHITPGSEQVRYTIERDGFLDVFNSIGASVFANACGPCIGMWERVGSEKQERNTIVHSFNRNFAKRADGNPNTLAFVGSPELVTALAIAGDLNFNPLTDTLTNNKGEQVKLDAPSGDELPPRGFSVEDAGYQAPAIDGSSVQVIVDPVSKRLQLLDPFTAWEGTDLKGLKLLIKAKGKCTTDHISMAGPWLKFRGHLDNISNNLLIGAINFFNEKTDSVKNQLTGEYGTVPNTQRAYKAAGVGSLVVGDENYGEGSSREHAAMEPRHLGVRAVLVKSFARIHETNLKKQGMLALTFADKSDYDKILEDDTIDILGLTSFTPGNPLQLVLHHKDGTTETILANHSYNEQQIEWFKAGAALNIIRQQFLG
- a CDS encoding PspC domain-containing protein — encoded protein: MKNFKHFIEWHVFGVCSSLGEKMGIAPATIRRYFMYISLLTMGSPIIFYIFTAFWMNVKQYITEGKRNPLRNF
- a CDS encoding DUF1572 family protein; this translates as MAFEAVYLQSVRKQFIMYKTLGENAIAQLSEQELYFQPESNSNSIAIIVQHLHGNMISRFTNFLTEDGEKPWRERDKEFLLPAGFNREGEVAALWAEGWDCALNAIDQLTPAELGNTIKIRQQPLLVLDAINRQLTHYASHVGQIVYLAKMIKGAAWKSLSIPKGESDLFNQEMAKKFTTG
- the ggt gene encoding gamma-glutamyltransferase, coding for MKFCLSLVAALHLFLATFSQSSFDPYNYSIQKTYTGRNGAVVTAHPLASQVGVSILKKGGNAVDAAIATQLALAVVYPGAGNIGGGGFMVVHLENGKNTTIDFREKAPLQGHRDMYLDAAGNAIMDKSQNGHLAAGVPGTIAGMFAAKKYSKLPFTELIQPAIDLAEKGFVITAAEAESLNEDRANFIKYNTRPTAFVKDIPWKAGDTLIQKELAQTLQRIKASGQKGFYEGETARLIVEEMKRGNGIINFEDLKKYDAKERTPSTFNYKGHEVITMPLPSSGGVLLPMMLKMTSRFPIADYGFHSLKAVQLMTEIERLAYADRAKFLGDPDFYKVPVKYLTSDAYITERLRLYHADSAGNSKNIQAGTVEKESEETTHFSVVDKKGNAVSVTTTLNGGYGCYTVVGGAGFLLNNEMDDFSVKPGVPNMYGAVGGEANAIEPGKRMLSSMTPTIVLKNNKPYIVAGTPGGTTITTSVYQTLLNLIDFRLNTADAVNKPKFHMQWLPDQIFAEDDFPDDIVSALQKMGYTVTKRGKIGRTDVIRILPDGTIEAVGDKRGDDTAAGY